Proteins encoded within one genomic window of Anopheles gambiae chromosome 3, idAnoGambNW_F1_1, whole genome shotgun sequence:
- the LOC1279203 gene encoding neprilysin-1 gives MAALKELHLPARNGGDKTATVPIDPANGYLLRTDVEEGGTVVGGTGGGGSGGPLGAGDIEASGPLLLRPTDRGSAAPVPVVVNFGGPGMATKTSTLAAVDRQGSRGSGSGGGNGKNPRSITPGRGLVGARLSAAFARPTVLGGTMLLVGIALGILLVYLVGRYRQLDGKSGCSADPFAPGCPDVTDESRRSSNICLTDECVRTASSLLAAMDRTADPCKDFFQFACGTWNKMHVIPEDRSSISTFEVLADQQQAILKGVLEEPVNKEDNRATKKAKAFYKSCMNLEQIRLLDVQALRKSLKKLGGWPVIEKNWTVPSTSIEHLLGKLTGEYDEPGLVELYVGADDKNSSMNIIQVDQLLLALPSRDYYLKESSEGDMKAYHRYMTQIAILMGADKDKAAEELQRIVEFEVRLANATLPEADRHDTSAIYTKITLPELQRRVPQINWKEYLQTTLGTVALHPNESIVSYAMPYLVELGKILRDTDRRIVHNYAIWRLVMSIMTHMIDDYQKERVEFRRKLLGIQSERNRWSQCVEWTNKKLGMAVGALFIRDNFNQESKETALTMIHTIREAFNELLADIDWMDDETRAVAKEKADAMNERIGYPDILTNADELEKEYVNLTIHGGLFLENILSILKWEAERNLQLLRKPVDKNKWATEPAVVNAFYNPNKNDIVFPAGILQPLFYSQNFPKSLNYGGIGVVIGHEITHGFDDKGRQFDKDGNMMQWWNNATIKTFRERAQCIIDQYSRYKIDEVGLYMDGRMTQGENIADNGGLKQSYRAYRKWVSQHGSEPDLPGLNMTHDQLFFLNYAQIWCGSMRPEDALTKIRSSVHSPGIIRVIGPLSNSRDFAEAYRCPLGSPMNPVSKCSVW, from the exons ATGGCAGCCCTTAAGGAGCTCCATCTGCCGGCGCGCAACGGTGGCGACAAAACAGCGACAGTGCCGATCGATCCGGCCAATGGGTACCTGCTAAGGACAGACGTCGAGGAGGGCGGCACGGTGGTCGGTGGTACCGGGGGTGGCGGGTCAGGCGGGCCGCTCGGTGCAGGTGATATTGAAGCTTCCggaccgctgctgctgcggccgaCCGATCGGGGGTCGGCAGCACCGGTCCCGGTGGTAGTGAACTTCGGTGGGCCCGGTATGGCCACCAAAACGAGCACGCTCGCTGCCGTTGACCGGCAGGGAAGTcgtggcagtggcagtggtGGCGGCAATGGAAAGAACCCGCGCAGCATAACGCCCGGACGGGGCTTGGTAGGGGCGCGCCTGTCGGCCGCCTTTGCCCGCCCGACCGTGCTCGGCGGGACGATGCTGCTGGTGGGCATCGCATTAGGCATCCTGCTGGTGTACCTGGTCGGGCGCTACCGGCAGCTGGATGGGAAATCCGGTTGCAGTGCGGATCCGTTCGCCCCGGGCTGCCCGGACGTGACGGACGAGTCCCGGAGGAGCAGTAACATTTGCCTGACGGACGAGTGTGTTAGGACAG CTTCCTCCCTGCTCGCCGCGATGGACCGGACGGCGGACCCCTGTAAGGACTTTTTCCAGTTCGCGTGCGGTACGTGGAACAAGATGCACGTGATACCGGAGGATCGCAGCTCTATCAGCACGTTTGAG GTGCTTGCAGATCAGCAGCAGGCGATACTGAAGGGCGTCTTGGAGGAACCGGTCAACAAGGAGGACAACCGGGCGACCAAGAAAGCGAAAGCGTTCTACAAGAGCTGCATGAACTTGG AGCAAATTCGCTTGCTGGATGTGCAAGCGCTGCGAAAGTCGCTGAAGAAGCTGGGCGGTTGGCCAGTGATAGAGAAGAACTGGACCGTGCCGAGCACCAGCATCGAGCATCTGCTCGGCAAGCTGACGGGCGAGTACGACGAGCCGGGGCTGGTCGAGCTGTACGTCGGTGCGGACGATAAGAACTCCTCCATGAACATCATACAG GTTGATCAGCTGCTGCTAGCGTTACCGTCGCGCGACTACTATCTGAAGGAGAGCAGCGAGGGCGACATGAAGGCGTACCACCGGTACATGACACAGATCGCTATCCTGATGGGTGCGGACAAGGACAAGGCGGCCGAGGAGCTGCAGCGGATCGTGGAGTTTGAGGTGCGGCTGGCGAACGCGACGCTACCGGAGGCCGATCGCCACGATACCAGTGCCATTTACACGAAGATCACACTGCCCGAGCTGCAGCGCCGGGTGCCGCAGATCAACTGGAAGGAGTACCTGCAG ACCACGCTCGGGACGGTGGCGCTGCACCCGAACGAATCGATCGTGAGCTACGCGATGCCTTATCTGGTGGAGCTGGGCAAGATACTGCGCGACACCGATCGGCGCATTGTGCACAACTACGCCATCTGGCGGCTGGTGATGTCGATCATGACGCACATGATCGACGACTACCAGAAGGAGCGCGTCGAGTTTCGGCGCAAGCTGCTCGGCATCCAGTCGGAGCGCAACCGGTGGTCGCAGTGCGTCGAGTGGACGAACAAGAAGCTCGGCATGGCGGTCGGCGCACTGTTCATACGGGACAACTTCAACCAGGAAAGCAAGGAGACGGCACTGACCATGATACACACGATACGGGAGGCATTTAACGAGCTGCTGGCGGACATTGACTGGATGGATGACGAGACGCGTGCCGTCGCGAAGGAGAAGGCGGACGCGATGAACGAACGGATCGGCTATCCGGACATTCTGACCAATGCGGACGAGTTGGAGAAGGAGTACGTGAAT CTCACGATACacggtggtttgtttttggaaaacATTCTAAGCATACTGAAGTGGGAGGCTGAGCGGAACCTGCAGCTGCTGCGCAAACCGGTTGACAAAAACAAGTGGGCAACGGAACCGGCCGTTGTAAACGCGTTCTATAATCCCAACAAGAATGATATAG tattTCCCGCCGGCATTCTGCAGCCGCTGTTCTACAGCCAAAACTTCCCGAAATCGCTCAACTACGGTGGCATCGGGGTGGTGATCGGGCACGAAATAACGCACGGGTTCGACGACAAGGGCCGCCAGTTCGACAAGGACGGCAACATGATGCAATGGTGGAACAATGCAACCATCAAGACATTCCGCGAGCGGGCCCAGTGCATCATCGATCAGTATTCGCGCTACAAAATCGACGAGGTGGGCCTGTACATGGACGGACGGATGACGCAGGGCGAAAACATTGCCGACAACGGGGGGCTCAAGCAGTCGTATCGG GCATACCGCAAGTGGGTTAGCCAGCACGGGTCGGAACCGGACCTGCCGGGGCTAAACATGACCCACGATCAGCTGTTCTTTCTCAACTACGCCCAGATCTGGTGCGGTTCGATGCGGCCCGAGGACGCACTGACCAAGATCCGGTCGTCGGTACACTCGCCCGGCATAATACGTGTGATTGGGCCGCTGTCGAACTCGCGCGACTTTGCCGAAGCGTACCGGTGTCCGCTCGGTTCGCCGATGAATCCTGTTAGTAAATGTAGCGTGTGGTAA